One genomic window of Phalacrocorax aristotelis chromosome 21, bGulAri2.1, whole genome shotgun sequence includes the following:
- the USP49 gene encoding ubiquitin carboxyl-terminal hydrolase 49 isoform X3, with amino-acid sequence MDRCKHVGRLRLAQDHSILNPQKWHCVDCQTTESIWACLKCSHVACGRYIEEHALKHFEETRHPLAMEVNDLYVFCYLCEDYVLNDNPEGDLKLLRSSLSAIKSQKHDPSTRSGRTLRSMALGEDMCSHQRSPQGQSLMLTALWHRRQSLLAKALRTWFEKSSRGQLKLKEKKELEELEKKKEAARQRRQEVKRQLLEELANTPPRKSARLLSHVHRENLIPRKFREVATASPTSRQMQSSRFKQFYSIRRKPLMTPGVTGLRNLGNTCYMNSILQVLSHLQKFRECFLTLDLCETEELLAKTVNGKSRMPGKLANGSAANESGKTDKVGSYGTQSLPAGLNGGSSISRSLELIQPKEPSSKHISLCHELHTLFRVMWSGKWALVSPFAMLHSVWSLIPAFRGYDQQDAQEFLCELLDKVQQELESEGTKRRILIPFSQRKLTKQVLKVVNTIFHGQLLSQVTCITCNYKSNTVEPFWDLSLEFPERYHSIEKGIIPVNQTECMLTEMLAKFTETEALEGRIYACDQCNSKRRKSSPKPLVLSEAKKQLMIYRLPQVLRLHLKRFRWSERNHREKIGVHVLFDQVLNMEPYCCRDSLSSLDKETFVYDLSAVVMHHGKGFGSGHYTAYCYNTEGGFWVHCNDSKLNVCSVEEVCKTQAYILFYTQRTVQDKARISEKQLQAQEKKRLAAGRESDHDVCRPGSGKAYGAVQF; translated from the exons ATGGATAGATGCAAACATGTTGGGCGGCTACGACTCGCCCAGGACCACTCTATCCTGAACCCCCAGAAGTGGCACTGCGTGGACTGCCAGACAACTGAATCTATCTGGGCTTGTCTGAAGTGCTCCCACGTAGCCTGTGGGAGGTACATCGAGGAGCATGCACTTAAACACTTTGAAGAAACCAGGCATCCATTGGCAATGGAAGTTAATGATCTGTATGTCTTTTGTTACCTTTGTGAAGATTATGTCTTGAATGATAACCCGGAGGGTGATTTGAAATTGCTGAGAAGTTCTCTGTCAGCAATTAAAAGTCAAAAACATGATCCGTCAACGAGAAGTGGCAGGACATTGCGATCAATGGCTTTGGGAGAGGACATGTGCAGTCATCAAAGGAGCCCTCAGGGACAATCTCTGATGCTTACAGCTCTCTGGCACAGGCGTCAGTCCTTGCTTGCAAAGGCGTTGCGGACCTGGTTTGAAAAGAGCTCTAGAGGCcagctaaaattaaaagaaaagaaagaactggAGGAgttggagaaaaagaaggaggcAGCTAGGCAGCGGCGGCAGGAGGTGAAGAGACAActcctggaggagctggcaaaCACTCCTCCGAGGAAGAGTGCAAGGCTGTTGTCTCACGTGCACAGAGAGAACTTGATTCCAAGGAAATTCAGGGAGGTGGCGACCGCTTCCCCTACCTCAAGGCAGATGCAGAGCAGCAGATTCAAACAGTTTTATTCCATCCGGCGTAAGCCTCTGATGACTCCCGGGGTAACGGGTCTAAGGAACCTGGGAAACACATGTTACATGAATTCTATTCTGCAAGTGCTAAGTCACCTCCAGAAATTTAGAGAATGTTTTTTGACACTTGAtctctgtgaaacagaagaacTCTTAGCTAAAACTGTGAATGGGAAGTCTAGAATGCCTGGCAAATTGGCAAATGGGTCTGCTGCTAATGAGTCAGGGAAGACTGACAAAGTGGGATCATATGGCACACAGAGCTTGCCAGCTGGCTTAAATGGTGGCTCCTCAATAAGCAGGAGTTTAGAACTAATACAACCCAAGGAACCAAGTTCAAAGCACATCTCCCTCTGTCACGAATTGCACACCCTCTTCAGAGTGATGTGGTCTGGCAAGTGGGCGCTCGTGTCACCCTTTGCCATGCTGCACTCTGTGTGGAGTCTGATCCCGGCATTTCGAGGTTATGATCAGCAGGACGCTCAGGAATTTCTCTGCGAGTTGCTGGATAAAGtacagcaggagctggagtcGGAAGGAACGAAGCGCAGGATCCTTATTCCTTTCTCACAGAGGAAGCTCACCAAGCAGGTCCTGAAGGTGGTGAACACCATTTTTCATGGGCAGTTGCTTAGTCAG GTCACCTGCATAACATGCAACTACAAATCCAACACCGTTGAGCCCTTTTGGGATCTTTCCCTGGAATTCCCCGAGCGCTATCACTCTATCGAGAAAGGGATCATCCCTGTTAATCAGACAGAGTGCATGCTGACAGAAATGTTGGCCAAGTTCACCGAGACCGAAGCTCTGGAAGGGAGGATATATGCGTGCGACCAGTGCAACA gcaAACGGCGAAAGTCTTCTCCAAAACCTCTTGTTCTGAGTGAAGCTAAAAAGCAGTTAATGATCTACAGACTACCTCAGGTCCTCCGACTGCACCTTAAACGATTCAG GTGGTCTGAACGTAATCACCGTGAGAAGATTGGGGTCCATGTCCTCTTTGACCAGGTATTAAACATGGAACCTTACTGCTGCAGGgactctctctcctctcttgaCAAAGAGACCTTTGTCTATGACCTCTCCGCTGTGGTGATGCATCACGGGAAAGGGTTTGGCTCAGGACACTACACAGCATATTGCTACAACACAGAGGGAG GTTTTTGGGTCCACTGCAATGACTCCAAACTGAATGTATGTAGCGTGGAGGAGGTGTGCAAAACCCAGGCCTACATTCTTTTTTACACTCAAAGAACAGTGCAGGACAAAGCAAGAATCTCAGAAAAACAACTCCAAGCTCAG gaaaaaaaaaggctcgCTGCAGGAAGAGAATCAGATCATGACGTTTGCCGCCCAGGGTCTGGAAAAGCATATGGAGCTGTGCAATTCTGA
- the USP49 gene encoding ubiquitin carboxyl-terminal hydrolase 49 isoform X1 — protein MDRCKHVGRLRLAQDHSILNPQKWHCVDCQTTESIWACLKCSHVACGRYIEEHALKHFEETRHPLAMEVNDLYVFCYLCEDYVLNDNPEGDLKLLRSSLSAIKSQKHDPSTRSGRTLRSMALGEDMCSHQRSPQGQSLMLTALWHRRQSLLAKALRTWFEKSSRGQLKLKEKKELEELEKKKEAARQRRQEVKRQLLEELANTPPRKSARLLSHVHRENLIPRKFREVATASPTSRQMQSSRFKQFYSIRRKPLMTPGVTGLRNLGNTCYMNSILQVLSHLQKFRECFLTLDLCETEELLAKTVNGKSRMPGKLANGSAANESGKTDKVGSYGTQSLPAGLNGGSSISRSLELIQPKEPSSKHISLCHELHTLFRVMWSGKWALVSPFAMLHSVWSLIPAFRGYDQQDAQEFLCELLDKVQQELESEGTKRRILIPFSQRKLTKQVLKVVNTIFHGQLLSQVTCITCNYKSNTVEPFWDLSLEFPERYHSIEKGIIPVNQTECMLTEMLAKFTETEALEGRIYACDQCNSKRRKSSPKPLVLSEAKKQLMIYRLPQVLRLHLKRFRWSERNHREKIGVHVLFDQVLNMEPYCCRDSLSSLDKETFVYDLSAVVMHHGKGFGSGHYTAYCYNTEGGFWVHCNDSKLNVCSVEEVCKTQAYILFYTQRTVQDKARISEKQLQAQVPSKNSDKDRRLTFP, from the exons ATGGATAGATGCAAACATGTTGGGCGGCTACGACTCGCCCAGGACCACTCTATCCTGAACCCCCAGAAGTGGCACTGCGTGGACTGCCAGACAACTGAATCTATCTGGGCTTGTCTGAAGTGCTCCCACGTAGCCTGTGGGAGGTACATCGAGGAGCATGCACTTAAACACTTTGAAGAAACCAGGCATCCATTGGCAATGGAAGTTAATGATCTGTATGTCTTTTGTTACCTTTGTGAAGATTATGTCTTGAATGATAACCCGGAGGGTGATTTGAAATTGCTGAGAAGTTCTCTGTCAGCAATTAAAAGTCAAAAACATGATCCGTCAACGAGAAGTGGCAGGACATTGCGATCAATGGCTTTGGGAGAGGACATGTGCAGTCATCAAAGGAGCCCTCAGGGACAATCTCTGATGCTTACAGCTCTCTGGCACAGGCGTCAGTCCTTGCTTGCAAAGGCGTTGCGGACCTGGTTTGAAAAGAGCTCTAGAGGCcagctaaaattaaaagaaaagaaagaactggAGGAgttggagaaaaagaaggaggcAGCTAGGCAGCGGCGGCAGGAGGTGAAGAGACAActcctggaggagctggcaaaCACTCCTCCGAGGAAGAGTGCAAGGCTGTTGTCTCACGTGCACAGAGAGAACTTGATTCCAAGGAAATTCAGGGAGGTGGCGACCGCTTCCCCTACCTCAAGGCAGATGCAGAGCAGCAGATTCAAACAGTTTTATTCCATCCGGCGTAAGCCTCTGATGACTCCCGGGGTAACGGGTCTAAGGAACCTGGGAAACACATGTTACATGAATTCTATTCTGCAAGTGCTAAGTCACCTCCAGAAATTTAGAGAATGTTTTTTGACACTTGAtctctgtgaaacagaagaacTCTTAGCTAAAACTGTGAATGGGAAGTCTAGAATGCCTGGCAAATTGGCAAATGGGTCTGCTGCTAATGAGTCAGGGAAGACTGACAAAGTGGGATCATATGGCACACAGAGCTTGCCAGCTGGCTTAAATGGTGGCTCCTCAATAAGCAGGAGTTTAGAACTAATACAACCCAAGGAACCAAGTTCAAAGCACATCTCCCTCTGTCACGAATTGCACACCCTCTTCAGAGTGATGTGGTCTGGCAAGTGGGCGCTCGTGTCACCCTTTGCCATGCTGCACTCTGTGTGGAGTCTGATCCCGGCATTTCGAGGTTATGATCAGCAGGACGCTCAGGAATTTCTCTGCGAGTTGCTGGATAAAGtacagcaggagctggagtcGGAAGGAACGAAGCGCAGGATCCTTATTCCTTTCTCACAGAGGAAGCTCACCAAGCAGGTCCTGAAGGTGGTGAACACCATTTTTCATGGGCAGTTGCTTAGTCAG GTCACCTGCATAACATGCAACTACAAATCCAACACCGTTGAGCCCTTTTGGGATCTTTCCCTGGAATTCCCCGAGCGCTATCACTCTATCGAGAAAGGGATCATCCCTGTTAATCAGACAGAGTGCATGCTGACAGAAATGTTGGCCAAGTTCACCGAGACCGAAGCTCTGGAAGGGAGGATATATGCGTGCGACCAGTGCAACA gcaAACGGCGAAAGTCTTCTCCAAAACCTCTTGTTCTGAGTGAAGCTAAAAAGCAGTTAATGATCTACAGACTACCTCAGGTCCTCCGACTGCACCTTAAACGATTCAG GTGGTCTGAACGTAATCACCGTGAGAAGATTGGGGTCCATGTCCTCTTTGACCAGGTATTAAACATGGAACCTTACTGCTGCAGGgactctctctcctctcttgaCAAAGAGACCTTTGTCTATGACCTCTCCGCTGTGGTGATGCATCACGGGAAAGGGTTTGGCTCAGGACACTACACAGCATATTGCTACAACACAGAGGGAG GTTTTTGGGTCCACTGCAATGACTCCAAACTGAATGTATGTAGCGTGGAGGAGGTGTGCAAAACCCAGGCCTACATTCTTTTTTACACTCAAAGAACAGTGCAGGACAAAGCAAGAATCTCAGAAAAACAACTCCAAGCTCAGGTGCCATCCAAAAATAGCGATAAGGACCGAAGACTGACATTCCCGTGA
- the USP49 gene encoding ubiquitin carboxyl-terminal hydrolase 49 isoform X2 → MDRCKHVGRLRLAQDHSILNPQKWHCVDCQTTESIWACLKCSHVACGRYIEEHALKHFEETRHPLAMEVNDLYVFCYLCEDYVLNDNPEGDLKLLRSSLSAIKSQKHDPSTRSGRTLRSMALGEDMCSHQRSPQGQSLMLTALWHRRQSLLAKALRTWFEKSSRGQLKLKEKKELEELEKKKEAARQRRQEVKRQLLEELANTPPRKSARLLSHVHRENLIPRKFREVATASPTSRQMQSSRFKQFYSIRRKPLMTPGVTGLRNLGNTCYMNSILQVLSHLQKFRECFLTLDLCETEELLAKTVNGKSRMPGKLANGSAANESGKTDKVGSYGTQSLPAGLNGGSSISRSLELIQPKEPSSKHISLCHELHTLFRVMWSGKWALVSPFAMLHSVWSLIPAFRGYDQQDAQEFLCELLDKVQQELESEGTKRRILIPFSQRKLTKQVLKVVNTIFHGQLLSQVTCITCNYKSNTVEPFWDLSLEFPERYHSIEKGIIPVNQTECMLTEMLAKFTETEALEGRIYACDQCNSKRRKSSPKPLVLSEAKKQLMIYRLPQVLRLHLKRFRWSERNHREKIGVHVLFDQVFGSTAMTPN, encoded by the exons ATGGATAGATGCAAACATGTTGGGCGGCTACGACTCGCCCAGGACCACTCTATCCTGAACCCCCAGAAGTGGCACTGCGTGGACTGCCAGACAACTGAATCTATCTGGGCTTGTCTGAAGTGCTCCCACGTAGCCTGTGGGAGGTACATCGAGGAGCATGCACTTAAACACTTTGAAGAAACCAGGCATCCATTGGCAATGGAAGTTAATGATCTGTATGTCTTTTGTTACCTTTGTGAAGATTATGTCTTGAATGATAACCCGGAGGGTGATTTGAAATTGCTGAGAAGTTCTCTGTCAGCAATTAAAAGTCAAAAACATGATCCGTCAACGAGAAGTGGCAGGACATTGCGATCAATGGCTTTGGGAGAGGACATGTGCAGTCATCAAAGGAGCCCTCAGGGACAATCTCTGATGCTTACAGCTCTCTGGCACAGGCGTCAGTCCTTGCTTGCAAAGGCGTTGCGGACCTGGTTTGAAAAGAGCTCTAGAGGCcagctaaaattaaaagaaaagaaagaactggAGGAgttggagaaaaagaaggaggcAGCTAGGCAGCGGCGGCAGGAGGTGAAGAGACAActcctggaggagctggcaaaCACTCCTCCGAGGAAGAGTGCAAGGCTGTTGTCTCACGTGCACAGAGAGAACTTGATTCCAAGGAAATTCAGGGAGGTGGCGACCGCTTCCCCTACCTCAAGGCAGATGCAGAGCAGCAGATTCAAACAGTTTTATTCCATCCGGCGTAAGCCTCTGATGACTCCCGGGGTAACGGGTCTAAGGAACCTGGGAAACACATGTTACATGAATTCTATTCTGCAAGTGCTAAGTCACCTCCAGAAATTTAGAGAATGTTTTTTGACACTTGAtctctgtgaaacagaagaacTCTTAGCTAAAACTGTGAATGGGAAGTCTAGAATGCCTGGCAAATTGGCAAATGGGTCTGCTGCTAATGAGTCAGGGAAGACTGACAAAGTGGGATCATATGGCACACAGAGCTTGCCAGCTGGCTTAAATGGTGGCTCCTCAATAAGCAGGAGTTTAGAACTAATACAACCCAAGGAACCAAGTTCAAAGCACATCTCCCTCTGTCACGAATTGCACACCCTCTTCAGAGTGATGTGGTCTGGCAAGTGGGCGCTCGTGTCACCCTTTGCCATGCTGCACTCTGTGTGGAGTCTGATCCCGGCATTTCGAGGTTATGATCAGCAGGACGCTCAGGAATTTCTCTGCGAGTTGCTGGATAAAGtacagcaggagctggagtcGGAAGGAACGAAGCGCAGGATCCTTATTCCTTTCTCACAGAGGAAGCTCACCAAGCAGGTCCTGAAGGTGGTGAACACCATTTTTCATGGGCAGTTGCTTAGTCAG GTCACCTGCATAACATGCAACTACAAATCCAACACCGTTGAGCCCTTTTGGGATCTTTCCCTGGAATTCCCCGAGCGCTATCACTCTATCGAGAAAGGGATCATCCCTGTTAATCAGACAGAGTGCATGCTGACAGAAATGTTGGCCAAGTTCACCGAGACCGAAGCTCTGGAAGGGAGGATATATGCGTGCGACCAGTGCAACA gcaAACGGCGAAAGTCTTCTCCAAAACCTCTTGTTCTGAGTGAAGCTAAAAAGCAGTTAATGATCTACAGACTACCTCAGGTCCTCCGACTGCACCTTAAACGATTCAG GTGGTCTGAACGTAATCACCGTGAGAAGATTGGGGTCCATGTCCTCTTTGACCAG GTTTTTGGGTCCACTGCAATGACTCCAAACTGA